In Bicyclus anynana chromosome 1, ilBicAnyn1.1, whole genome shotgun sequence, a single window of DNA contains:
- the LOC112052513 gene encoding sodium-coupled monocarboxylate transporter 1-like isoform X2 has product MSIVITTTFIPVFHELQLTSAYEYLELRYDKRLRVFGSVLFSVYLMAWLPIVIYVPALAFNQVTGVNIHIVSPIVCLVCIFYTCVGGLKAVVWTDVIQTIIMIGAMILVIIKGTIIVGGFQEVLDKNWKSSRLQFPSFNFDFTERHSIWSVSIGSTFYNIGSIAVNQSMMQRFLALSDLKMSKRAVWGFLCGIFSIVFICGYSGLLAYARYHDCDPLNSKLALAKDQLLPVLVMDVLGDWQGMPGIFVAGVFSAALSSLSTGLNSMAAVVLEDFWKPFFRKLSHRETQILIRAVVVILGCICVGLVFVVEKLGSVLQLTMSLSSASMGPLVGIFLMGLFLPFIDGASALTGGVLGLISAWWVAAQSQLAQARGHLTFEEKVRYTTNCTYTFPSPVEKEPVEFEVPFLYRISYLWFTAFGCTITVVVACLVSLKSSVRKQQDQRLFAPFLKAWVMTRNEVEQMDLKSTSR; this is encoded by the exons ATGTCCATCGTAATTACAACAACATTTATACCTGTATTTCATGAATTGCAACTCACGTCTGCTTATGAG TATTTGGAGCTTCGTTACGATAAACGTTTAAGGGTTTTCGGATCTGTTTTATTCAGCGTTTATTTG ATGGCTTGGTTGCCTATCGTTATCTATGTACCAGCACTGGCCTTTAATCAAG TTACTGGAGTCAATATACACATTGTTTCACCAATTGTGTGTTTGGTCTGTATATTTTACACATGTGTG GGAGGCTTAAAAGCAGTTGTTTGGACAGACGTGAttcaaacaattattatgatTGGCGCGATGATTTTAGTGATAATCAAGGGTACTATAATTGTAGGCGGGTTTCAAGAAGTTTTAGATAAAAATTGGAAATCCTCTAGATTGCAGTTTCCAAg ttttaattttGACTTCACCGAAAGACATTCAATTTGGTCTGTATCTATTGGATCAACGTTTTACAACATTGGGAGTATAGCAGTTAATCAATCCATGATGCAAAGATTTCTAGCATTATCAGATTTAAAAATGTCCAAACG GGCAGTGTGGGGATTCCTTTGTGGAATATTTTCCATTGTATTCATTTGTGGGTATAGTGGATTGTTGGCCTATGCTAGATACCATGACTGCGATCCTTTAAATTCTAAGCTAGCATTGGCGAAGGATCAGCTCCTGCCGGTTTTAGTTATGGACGTTTTAGGTGACTGGCAAGGAATGCCTGGCATATTTGTAGCAGGAGTATTTAGCGCTGCTTTAAG CTCCTTGTCTACTGGCTTAAATTCTATGGCTGCGGTCGTGTTGGAGGATTTTTGGAAACCTTTTTTTAGAAAACTCAGCCATAGAGAAACACAAATTCTCATAAGAGCTGTAGTTGTTATACTTGGCTGCATTTGTGTTG GATTGGTTTTCGTGGTGGAAAAACTTGGTTCTGTACTACAATTAACAATGAGCTTGTCGTCGGCGTCAATGGGACCGCTTGTGGGAATATTTTTGATGGGATTATTTTTACCGTTCATTGATGGTGCT AGTGCACTGACTGGTGGAGTTCTAGGCTTAATATCAGCGTGGTGGGTGGCGGCACAATCTCAACTGGCGCAGGCTAGGGGACACCTTACATTTGAAGAAAAAGTTCGATACACAACCAACTGTACTTACACGTTTCCATCACCAGTGGAGAAGGAGCCCGTTGAGTT CGAGGTTCCGTTTTTATATCGGATCTCATACCTATGGTTTACGGCATTTGGGTGTACGATAACTGTCGTGGTAGCCTGTCTCGTCAGCTTGAAGTCTTCGGTAAGGAAGCAACAGGATCAAAGGCTTTTCGCGCCGTTTCTCAAAGCTTGGGTGATGACCAGAAATGAG GTGGAACAAATGGATTTAAAAAGTACATCTAGATGA
- the LOC112052953 gene encoding lipase member H-like produces MPDENDVPKLVDLHEPVDEVALAENRRGADNAYWLFTRRNPTARQIITNGNAMSVHNSNYNGARATKVIVHGWNNNGGSPVNNYIRDAFLANGDHNVIVLDWSRLANQGYYTAIAGVPDVGRTLGNFIQWLINTGGGNWNRVHFVGHSLGAHVVGNAGRQVGNRVVRITGLDPAGPEWGGNANALNRNNGVYVEAIHTDGRALGIMNPIANADFYPNGGRTPQPGCGLNNACAHGRAFQFFASSVRTNHFIARQCRNLAEAELSNCTGAQLRMGNADLNKRGNGLFGLRTGSNWPF; encoded by the exons ATGCCTGATGAAAATGATGTTCCAAAACTGGTAGACTTGCATGAACCAGTCGACGAAGTGGCTCTCGCGGAAAATAGAAGAGGAGCTGATAACGCGTACTGGCTCTTTACCAG ACGCAACCCAACTGCTCGCCAAATTATCACCAATGGTAATGCTATGAGCGTGCATAACTCCAATTACAACGGAGCTAGAGCAACTAAAGTCATCGTCCACGGATGGAACAACAATGGTGGCTCTCCCGTCAACAATTACATCAGAGACGCTTTCTTAGCGAACGGAGACCACAACGTCATTGTACTGGACTGGTCCCGTCTTGCCAACCAAGGATACTATACCGCTATTGCGGGAGTTCCCGATGTCGGACGTACACTTGGAAACTTCATACAGTGGCTCATCAATACCGGCGGCGGCAACTGGAACCGCGTTCACTTTGTTGGCCACAGTTTGGGTGCTCACGTTGTAGGCAATGCTGGGCGTCAAGTTGGCAATCGTGTAGTGCGTATCACAG GTCTTGATCCCGCTGGCCCTGAATGGGGCGGCAATGCCAATGCCCTGAACCGCAACAATGGAGTTTATGTCGAGGCTATTCACACCGATGGTCGTGCACTTGGTATCATGAATCCTATTGCCAATGCCGACTTCTACCCCAACGGCGGCAGAACTCCCCAGCCTGGATGCGGTCTTAATAATGCGTGTGCCCACGGACGCGCTTTCCAGTTCTTTGCTTCATCTGTACGAACGAATCACTTTATTGCAAGACAATGCAGAAATCTAGCTGAAGCAGAACTAAGCAACTGCACTGGTGCTCAGCTCCGCATGGGTAACGCTGACTTAAACAAACGAGG CAATGGCTTGTTTGGTCTGAGAACTGGATCCAACTGGCCCTTCTAA
- the LOC112052959 gene encoding pancreatic triacylglycerol lipase-like, with the protein MKLLVVLLALVALCAGSPVIPQDNSHYVEGESRYIWMPDGDGALHLVDLQAPADVEFAESRSGANNAYWLFTRQNPRNHQLLVNNNANSIRNSNYNGNRQTKVISHGWNSNGNSGVNTMVRDAFLAAGDFNVIVLDWRGAASGVYTTSVRAVPDVGRQLANFLVFLFRTAGGNWNNVHLVGHSLGAHVMGNAGRAAPNRPVRVTGMDPAGPQWGGNANALNRNSGVYVESIHTDGGLLGIMDPISDADFYPNGGRNPQPGCFTSACSHSRAYEFFASSVRTNHFGGRRCNNLQQARDIQCTGAGLQMGNAQLGKRGSGLFGLRTGSAWPF; encoded by the exons ATGAAGCTTCTAGTGGTTCTCCTCGCGTTGGTGGcat TGTGTGCTGGAAGTCCTGTGATACCACAGGATAACAGCCACTACGTGGAGGGGGAGAGCCGCTACATATGGATGCCGGACGGTGACGGCGCCCTCCACCTCGTCGACCTGCAAGCCCCTGCTGACGTGGAGTTTGCTGAATCCAGGAGTGGCGCAAACAACGCGTACTGGCTCTTTACGAG ACAAAATCCCAGGAATCATCAATTATTGGTGAACAATAACGCCAACTCGATTCGCAATTCAAATTACAATGGAAACCGACAGACGAAGGTCATATCACATGGATGGAACAGCAACGGAAATTCCGGCGTGAATACAATGGTTAGGGATGCTTTTCTGGCAGCCGGTGACTTTAATGTTATCGTCTTGGACTGGAGAGGTGCCGCCAGTGGAGTGTACACCACGTCTGTTCGCGCCGTCCCTGATGTCGGGCGACAACTTGCCAATTTCCTTGTATTCCTATTCCGAACTGCTGGCGGTAACTGGAACAACGTCCACTTGGTTGGACACAGTCTGGGTGCTCATGTGATGGGCAATGCAGGGCGTGCTGCTCCCAATCGCCCTGTTCGTGTAACtg GTATGGATCCCGCTGGGCCTCAATGGGGTGGCAATGCTAACGCCTTAAACCGCAACAGCGGCGTATACGTCGAGTCTATCCACACCGACGGTGGTCTCCTCGGTATCATGGATCCTATCTCCGACGCTGACTTCTATCCCAACGGAGGGAGAAACCCACAGCCTGGTTGTTTTACCAGTGCTTGCTCTCATAGCCGCGCTTATGAGTTCTTCGCCTCTAGTGTCAGAACAAATCATTTTGGCGGCAGAAGGTGTAACAACCTTCAACAAGCTCGAGATATCCAGTGTACTGGAGCTGGATTACAGATGGGCAATGCACAATTAGGAAAGAGAGG aAGCGGTCTGTTTGGTCTGAGAACTGGCAGCGCATGGCCTTTCTAA
- the LOC112052955 gene encoding pancreatic lipase-related protein 2-like yields the protein MKLLVEIYYDHVIATPIKFHTESYMGDEILDASVATNLVAEMNQIDLNTIVGNNELIVNEYWLFTRRNPITPQMIIEGDVNSILNSNYDASKPLKVIVHGWNRNGHAQSNTVVTSAYLETYDVNVIVVDWRVAASGDYVDVALRIPATGRALGHFLQWFLNNAGGNWDTLHLIGYSFGAHIIGTTGRLLGGRPIRVTGLDPAGPGWSGNSHALNTAAGRYVEVIHTNAMTRGITEPIGHTAFYPNGGRSQPGCYDSACSHARSFFFFASSVRTDRFVARRCTGLLQALQNTCSGDEFNMGNGILDKNGSGIYALTTGSSWPF from the exons atgaagctactcgtGGAAA TATACTACGACCACGTTATCGCGACACCAATAAAATTCCATACTGAAAGTTATATGGGAGATGAGATTCTTGATGCTTCTGTCGCAACAAACCTGGTGGCGGAAATGAATCAAATCGATCTGAATACTATTGTTGGTAATAATGAGTTGATAGTAAACGAATACTGGCTGTTTACCAG GAGAAATCCCATAACACCTCAAATGATTATCGAAGGAGACGTGAATTCTATCTTGAATTCGAACTACGATGCTAGTAAGCCTTTGAAAGTTATAGTACACGGATGGAACAGGAACGGTCATGCTCAATCAAACACAGTAGTAACGTCCGCGTATTTGGAAACATATGACGTCAATGTAATTGTCGTTGACTGGAGAGTGGCTGCCAGTGGAGATTATGTTGATGTTGCTTTAAGGATTCCAGCAACTGGTCGGGCCCTTGGACACTTTTTGCAATGGTTCCTCAACAACGCCGGTGGAAACTGGGATACATTGCATTTGATTGGCTACAGTTTTGGGGCTCATATAATAGGTACAACTGGACGTCTTCTTGGAGGTCGACCTATACGAGTCACTG GTCTAGACCCTGCCGGCCCAGGTTGGAGTGGTAACTCTCATGCCCTGAACACTGCGGCTGGCCGTTACGTTGAGGTTATTCACACAAATGCAATGACGCGTGGTATAACAGAACCCATTGGTCATACGGCCTTTTATCCGAATGGAGGACGTTCACAGCCAGGCTGTTATGACAGTGCCTGCAGTCACGCTcgttctttcttcttcttcgcTTCTAGTGTTCGTACAGATCGTTTTGTTGCAAGACGATGCACCGGTCTCTTACAAGCTTTGCAAAATACATGCAGTGGCGATGAATTTAACATGGGAAACGGAATATTAGATAAGAATGG aaGCGGAATTTATGCGTTAACAACAGGAAGCAGTTGGcctttttaa
- the LOC112052506 gene encoding sodium-coupled monocarboxylate transporter 1-like yields the protein MDDENVVTNTMYHMQKFSWIDYVVFVFMLAISAFVGVYWGFFKTQTTQNDYLLGGRNMKVIPVSMSLVASFVSGITLLGSPTEVYMYGTQYGYIMGGIFLMSIVMTQVYLPVFHGLKITSNYEYLSMRFDNRVRLFGSFLFAFTLIGWLPIVIYVPALAFNQVTGVDIHVITPIVCLVCIFYTSAGGLQAVVWTDVIQITAMVGAMALVAIKGTVDVGGVGVVWQRNMDTGRIEAPNWDPKPTARHTIWNLVFGGLIYWLQANAVNQTMVQRYLALPTLRGAKWAVCLFCIGISILYCFCLYCGLLIYARFYDCDPLQTKLAKAKDQLLPLLVMDVLGGIPGLPGIFVAGIFSAALSSLSTSLNSMSAVVLEDFYKPFFKKRLTDRQTNWVLKSVVIGLGALSLALVFVVEKMGTILQLTMTLEAMTMGPQLGVFSMGILMPWVDATGALVGGIVGLAIMAWWCLSAQLAIARGLIVHPHKPLTTEGCLYNYTIADIVITPPTESAELHPVLHVSYMWYTFAGALMTIFVGVMVSKANKWWGKVHVPPDPKLLAPQMRRLYREPPHPRDEPFIRAYGNKDNITNSTSMNMKPLTQREEIS from the exons atggACGACGAAAATGTAGTCACAAATACGATGTACCATATGCAGAAGTTCTCGTGGATCGACTACGTTGTTTTTGTGTTCATGTTGGCTATTAGTGCGTTTGTAGGCGTCTATTGGGGTTTCTTCAAAACGCAAACAACTCAAAATGACTATCTACTTGGTGGTAGAAATATGAAAGTTATTCCTGTTTCAATGTCACTGGTAGCTAG CTTCGTATCAGGTATAACTTTGCTTGGATCTCCAACCGAAGTTTACATGTATGGTACACAATACGGCTACATTATGGGCGGAATTTTTCTCATGTCGATAGTTATGACACAGGTTTATCTTCCAGTATTCCATGGGCTCAAGATTACGTCCAATTATGag TACTTATCCATGAGGTTTGATAATCGAGTACGGTTGTTTGGATCCTTCTTATTTGCTTTTACTCTG ATAGGCTGGTTACCAATCGTTATTTATGTACCCGCACTGGCGTTTAATCAAG TGACCGGTGTTGACATTCACGTTATAACTCCAATCGTGTGCttagtttgtatattttacacCAGCGCT GGTGGCCTTCAAGCGGTAGTTTGGACGGACGTAATCCAAATAACAGCTATGGTCGGCGCAATGGCACTGGTGGCCATTAAAGGAACGGTCGATGTCGGTGGCGTGGGTGTCGTGTGGCAACGAAACATGGATACTGGGAGAATAGAAGCTCCCAA TTGGGATCCTAAACCTACAGCACGTCATACAATATGGAATCTGGTGTTTGGAGGTCTAATATACTGGTTACAAGCGAATGCAGTGAATCAAACCATGGTCCAGCGTTATCTAGCCTTGCCTACTTTAAGAGGTGCAAAATG gGCAGTATGTTTATTCTGTATTGGAATATCGATACTTTATTGCTTCTGTTTGTATTGCGGTCTACTAATATATGCACGATTTTATGATTGCGATCCATTGCAGACAAAG CTAGCGAAAGCAAAGGATCAATTACTTCCGCTACTAGTCATGGATGTACTCGGTGGCATACCAGGCTTGCCAGGAATATTTGTAGCTGGTATATTTAGTGCAGCTCTGAG CTCTCTTTCTACGAGCCTTAACTCTATGTCAGCTGTAGTTTTGGAGGATTTCTACAAGCCATTCTTCAAGAAGAGGTTAACGGACAGGCAGACAAACTGGGTTTTAAAATCAGTCGTGATAGGTTTGGGAGCGCTTAGTTTAG CTCTTGTATTTGTTGTAGAGAAAATGGGAACTATTTTACAATTAACTATGACGTTGGAAGctatgacaatgggaccacaaTTGGGTGTTTTCTCAATGGGGATTTTAATGCCATGGGTGGATGCTAcg GGTGCTTTAGTGGGTGGTATAGTAGGTCTCGCTATAATGGCTTGGTGGTGTCTCTCGGCACAATTGGCGATCGCCCGCGGTCTCATCGTCCACCCACACAAACCCCTTACTACTGAAGGATGTCTGTACAATTATACTATCGCTGATATTGTTATTACTCCACCCACAGAAAG TGCTGAATTACATCCAGTTTTGCACGTATCCTACATGTGGTATACATTCGCTGGTGCTCTAATGACAATCTTTGTTGGTGTTATGGTGTCAAAGGCAAACAAATGGTGGGGCAAAGTCCACGTGCCTCCTGATCCTAAGCTTCTTGCACCACAAATGAGAAGACTGTATAGAGAACCACCTCATCCAAGAGACGAACCTTTTATAAGGGCATATGGTAATAAG gATAATATCACGAATTCTACTTCAATGAACATGAAGCCTTTGACGCAGAGAGAAGAAATAAGTTGA
- the LOC112052513 gene encoding sodium-coupled monocarboxylate transporter 1-like isoform X1 has product MSVSEMEDVSSIRLTFQHFSWIDYTVFVIMLAVCGGIGVYFGFIKKQSSPQEYLMGGRNMKLIPVCFSLVASYISGISLLGTPTELYIYGTAYVFTLIGAWIMSIVITTTFIPVFHELQLTSAYEYLELRYDKRLRVFGSVLFSVYLMAWLPIVIYVPALAFNQVTGVNIHIVSPIVCLVCIFYTCVGGLKAVVWTDVIQTIIMIGAMILVIIKGTIIVGGFQEVLDKNWKSSRLQFPSFNFDFTERHSIWSVSIGSTFYNIGSIAVNQSMMQRFLALSDLKMSKRAVWGFLCGIFSIVFICGYSGLLAYARYHDCDPLNSKLALAKDQLLPVLVMDVLGDWQGMPGIFVAGVFSAALSSLSTGLNSMAAVVLEDFWKPFFRKLSHRETQILIRAVVVILGCICVGLVFVVEKLGSVLQLTMSLSSASMGPLVGIFLMGLFLPFIDGASALTGGVLGLISAWWVAAQSQLAQARGHLTFEEKVRYTTNCTYTFPSPVEKEPVEFEVPFLYRISYLWFTAFGCTITVVVACLVSLKSSVRKQQDQRLFAPFLKAWVMTRNEVEQMDLKSTSR; this is encoded by the exons ATGTCTGTTAGTGAAATGGAAGATGTTTCTTCAATAAGATTGACATTTCAACATTTTTCATGGATAGATTATACAGTTTTTGTGATAATGTTGGCTGTGTGTGGTGGGATTGGAGTTTATTTTGGGTTTATCAAGAAACAGAGTTCACCGCAGGAATATTTAATGGGCGGAAGGAATATGAAACTAATTCCAGTTTGCTTTTCATTAGTAGCCAG ttatatttcaGGTATATCATTATTAGGAACACCGACGGAGCTTTACATATACGGGACTGCTTACGTTTTTACATTAATAGGAGCTTGGATTATGTCCATCGTAATTACAACAACATTTATACCTGTATTTCATGAATTGCAACTCACGTCTGCTTATGAG TATTTGGAGCTTCGTTACGATAAACGTTTAAGGGTTTTCGGATCTGTTTTATTCAGCGTTTATTTG ATGGCTTGGTTGCCTATCGTTATCTATGTACCAGCACTGGCCTTTAATCAAG TTACTGGAGTCAATATACACATTGTTTCACCAATTGTGTGTTTGGTCTGTATATTTTACACATGTGTG GGAGGCTTAAAAGCAGTTGTTTGGACAGACGTGAttcaaacaattattatgatTGGCGCGATGATTTTAGTGATAATCAAGGGTACTATAATTGTAGGCGGGTTTCAAGAAGTTTTAGATAAAAATTGGAAATCCTCTAGATTGCAGTTTCCAAg ttttaattttGACTTCACCGAAAGACATTCAATTTGGTCTGTATCTATTGGATCAACGTTTTACAACATTGGGAGTATAGCAGTTAATCAATCCATGATGCAAAGATTTCTAGCATTATCAGATTTAAAAATGTCCAAACG GGCAGTGTGGGGATTCCTTTGTGGAATATTTTCCATTGTATTCATTTGTGGGTATAGTGGATTGTTGGCCTATGCTAGATACCATGACTGCGATCCTTTAAATTCTAAGCTAGCATTGGCGAAGGATCAGCTCCTGCCGGTTTTAGTTATGGACGTTTTAGGTGACTGGCAAGGAATGCCTGGCATATTTGTAGCAGGAGTATTTAGCGCTGCTTTAAG CTCCTTGTCTACTGGCTTAAATTCTATGGCTGCGGTCGTGTTGGAGGATTTTTGGAAACCTTTTTTTAGAAAACTCAGCCATAGAGAAACACAAATTCTCATAAGAGCTGTAGTTGTTATACTTGGCTGCATTTGTGTTG GATTGGTTTTCGTGGTGGAAAAACTTGGTTCTGTACTACAATTAACAATGAGCTTGTCGTCGGCGTCAATGGGACCGCTTGTGGGAATATTTTTGATGGGATTATTTTTACCGTTCATTGATGGTGCT AGTGCACTGACTGGTGGAGTTCTAGGCTTAATATCAGCGTGGTGGGTGGCGGCACAATCTCAACTGGCGCAGGCTAGGGGACACCTTACATTTGAAGAAAAAGTTCGATACACAACCAACTGTACTTACACGTTTCCATCACCAGTGGAGAAGGAGCCCGTTGAGTT CGAGGTTCCGTTTTTATATCGGATCTCATACCTATGGTTTACGGCATTTGGGTGTACGATAACTGTCGTGGTAGCCTGTCTCGTCAGCTTGAAGTCTTCGGTAAGGAAGCAACAGGATCAAAGGCTTTTCGCGCCGTTTCTCAAAGCTTGGGTGATGACCAGAAATGAG GTGGAACAAATGGATTTAAAAAGTACATCTAGATGA
- the LOC112052961 gene encoding pancreatic triacylglycerol lipase-like translates to MKLLVVLLALVGLCAGNALPVIPGDNSHYVEGESRYIWMPDGDGIPHLVDLEEPVDELTFDAASRSGSNNAYWLFTRRNPTNRQVLVNGNANSIRNSNYNGNRPTKVIAHGWNSKGSSDLNPAITAAFLANGDVNVIVLDWSRAASGTYTLSVRAVPDVGRQLANFLQFLFNTAGGNWNNVHLTGHSLGSHVMGNAGRFAPARPVRITGMDPAGPQWGGNSNALNRNNGVYVESIHTDGGLLGIMDPISDADFYPNGGRNPQPGCWTSACSHSRAHELFASSVRTNHFVGRRCNNLTQARNVQCTGATLNMGNTQLGKRGSGLFGLRTGSSWPF, encoded by the exons ATGAAGCTCCTCGTAGTTCTTCTGGCTCTAGTAGGCT TGTGCGCTGGAAATGCCCTGCCTGTGATACCAGGGGACAATAGTCACTATGTAGAGGGAGAAAGTCGCTATATTTGGATGCCCGATGGCGATGGTATACCTCATCTTGTTGATCTAGAGGAGCCAGTAGACGAACTGACGTTCGATGCTGCGAGTAGAAGTGGCTCAAACAATGCATACTGGTTGTTTACCAG ACGAAACCCCACTAACCGCCAAGTCTTAGTAAACGGTAACGCAAACTCAATCCGCAATTCCAACTACAACGGAAATCGACCAACAAAAGTCATTGCTCACGGATGGAACAGCAAGGGAAGTTCGGACTTGAATCCTGCTATTACAGCTGCATTCCTCGCAAATGGAGACGTCAATGTGATCGTACTCGACTGGAGCAGAGCTGCCAGTGGAACGTACACCCTGTCCGTCCGAGCAGTTCCAGATGTTGGCAGGCAATTGGCTAACTTCCTGCAGTTTCTGTTTAACACAGCTGGCGGAAATTGGAACAACGTACACTTGACTGGACACAGTCTTGGGTCTCATGTTATGGGGAACGCTGGCCGCTTTGCCCCGGCCCGGCCTGTTCGTATAActg GTATGGATCCAGCTGGTCCTCAATGGGGTGGTAATTCAAATGCCTTGAACCGCAACAACGGTGTATACGTCGAGTCGATCCACACCGACGGTGGTCTCCTCGGTATCATGGATCCAATTTCCGACGCTGACTTCTATCCCAACGGAGGGAGAAACCCTCAGCCCGGCTGTTGGACCAGTGCTTGCTCGCATAGCCGGGCGCATGAGCTTTTCGCCTCCAGTGTCAGAACGAACCACTTTGTTGGAAGGCGCTGCAACAATCTCACTCAGGCCCGTAACGTCCAGTGCACCGGAGCTACACTCAACATGGGCAACACACAACTAGGAAAACGAGG GTCTGGTCTTTTCGGATTGCGGACTGGTTCCAGCTGGCCTTTTTAA